A genome region from Patescibacteria group bacterium includes the following:
- a CDS encoding ribonuclease J: protein MLHHKKPKFTTKPLPTLPPAIKSIPSPPLSEPRDSNLKIVPLGGLEEVGKNMTVFEYGNDIIVIDMGLMFPNEEMLGIDYVIPDISYLVKNKHKIRGIIFTHGHLDHIGAIPYLLEKLGNPYLYGTPLTIELIRDRLAEFGMDKRARLNTFTVNDNIRIGNFELEFFRVNHNIPDGVGIAIYTPVGLCVTTGDFKFDYTPVDEKPSDFSRIALLGGRGVLVAMCDSTSAEKEGHSISEKKIGRTLHRIFETAKGRIIMATFSTLISRIQQAVNSAYQTGRKLAFSGMSLEKAVEITVRLNYLKIPPDTVISLKQAKNLPDNKVVIVATGSQGQESSALARMSRQEHREVKIHKGDTIILSSSPIPGNERSIYNMMDNLFRLGARVFYEKIMDIHTGGHAHKEDMKLMLSLLKPKYFVPIHGEHHMLVNNAWIARELGIPSGNIFIMENGQILNIDQEQKGLILKDKVPSGYVLVDGLGIGDVGHVVLRDRQQMAKDGMFVVIITVNKDNGALIGEPDIVSRGFIYMKESDKLLKEVKNQIKKIVDTKGKKELSVNEAYIKSRIREEIGEYLFKRTERRPMILPVIIGA from the coding sequence ATGCTTCATCACAAAAAACCAAAGTTTACTACCAAACCCCTACCCACACTTCCACCCGCTATCAAGTCTATCCCGTCTCCCCCTCTTTCCGAGCCTCGCGACTCAAACCTAAAAATCGTTCCTTTAGGCGGCTTGGAAGAGGTGGGTAAAAATATGACGGTTTTTGAATATGGAAATGATATTATCGTGATTGATATGGGGCTAATGTTTCCCAACGAAGAAATGCTCGGCATTGACTATGTGATCCCGGATATCTCTTACCTTGTTAAAAATAAGCATAAAATTCGCGGCATAATTTTTACGCATGGTCATCTAGATCATATTGGGGCAATCCCTTATCTTTTGGAAAAACTAGGCAACCCCTACCTTTATGGTACGCCCCTCACCATTGAACTCATCCGTGATCGCTTGGCAGAATTTGGAATGGACAAAAGAGCGCGTCTCAATACCTTCACGGTCAATGACAATATCCGGATCGGCAATTTTGAATTAGAATTCTTTCGCGTCAATCATAATATTCCGGATGGTGTGGGCATCGCCATCTACACCCCCGTCGGGCTGTGCGTGACGACTGGTGATTTTAAATTTGACTACACGCCTGTTGACGAAAAACCGAGCGACTTCTCGCGCATCGCACTCCTCGGAGGCAGAGGTGTCCTTGTCGCGATGTGCGACTCCACAAGCGCCGAAAAAGAAGGCCACTCTATCTCTGAAAAAAAGATTGGTAGAACATTGCACCGCATCTTTGAAACCGCTAAAGGACGCATTATTATGGCCACTTTTTCTACTTTGATCAGCCGAATCCAGCAGGCTGTAAACTCTGCTTATCAAACCGGCCGTAAACTCGCCTTCTCGGGAATGTCGCTGGAAAAAGCAGTGGAAATTACTGTGCGCCTTAACTACTTAAAAATTCCTCCTGATACAGTCATTAGCCTGAAACAAGCCAAAAACTTACCCGATAATAAAGTGGTAATTGTGGCTACGGGAAGTCAAGGTCAAGAGTCATCCGCCCTCGCCCGAATGAGCCGCCAAGAACATAGAGAAGTTAAAATTCATAAAGGGGATACCATTATTCTCTCCTCATCTCCCATCCCAGGAAATGAACGCTCCATCTATAATATGATGGATAACCTCTTCCGCCTAGGCGCGCGCGTATTTTATGAAAAAATTATGGATATTCATACTGGAGGACACGCCCATAAAGAGGATATGAAACTAATGCTCTCCCTCCTGAAACCAAAATATTTTGTCCCGATCCACGGAGAACATCATATGCTCGTGAATAATGCTTGGATTGCCCGGGAACTGGGCATACCGAGCGGAAATATTTTTATTATGGAGAACGGTCAAATCCTGAATATTGACCAAGAACAGAAAGGGCTTATCTTAAAAGATAAAGTACCCTCTGGCTATGTCCTAGTTGATGGCCTCGGTATCGGCGATGTTGGCCATGTAGTCTTGCGCGACCGTCAGCAAATGGCCAAAGATGGAATGTTCGTGGTGATTATCACTGTCAACAAGGATAACGGCGCTTTAATTGGCGAACCAGATATTGTCTCTCGCGGCTTTATTTATATGAAAGAATCTGATAAACTACTGAAAGAAGTCAAAAATCAAATCAAAAAGATTGTAGATACAAAAGGTAAAAAAGAATTAAGCGTGAATGAGGCTTACATTAAATCGCGAATCAGGGAAGAAATCGGTGAATATCTGTTTAAGCGCACAGAGCGCCGGCCAATGATTTTACCTGTGATTATTGGAGCATAG
- a CDS encoding peptide ABC transporter substrate-binding protein gives MSKIGEKEKEVSSNLSSSSLFKKSLDGLKQIRPLRTSFFSKEESKKIRIPKLKQIANIPRTLKPWERIVIFILSGIILASVVFWIDIYYLKHSKLVPAQGGQYTEGLVGQPKYVNPILAQTNDIDMDLAYLIFSGLMIYNDKQELVPDLARDYEISEDKKTYTFTLKPNLIWQDGEPLTTDDIIFTIHRIQDPDFKSPLRSSFLSVEMEKIDALKLKFTLKEPYAPFLSMLTFGILPMHIWETIPSANAPLSEYNLKPIGSGPWQFYKLKKNKEGGIESYSLKPNPNYYGLKPYLEKLNFQFYPDFDTLLSDLQSRQIDGTGYIPKGYKNKLANNDFLNLYSLELPHIYSIFLNPNRNKLFKEKYIREALEYATPKKQIIEEAIADAGQITYSPLLLADFSPERASAPRDVENLTKREFNPQETEQILEKEGWTKGTDGIYAKGKDRLSFTLVTTDWTEYVQTAEILKTAYRQVGIELITESYNTAKIQQEYIRPRNFDALIYGEVLVHDPDLYIFWHSSQIRDPGLNLASFENTEADKILEELKTIDDPILQQEDYKKLEQILNQEIPVIPLYRSIYLCGVNKKIKGIESEKVVFPYERFAGLSYWYTEQKRQLLRQDE, from the coding sequence ATGTCCAAAATCGGGGAAAAAGAGAAAGAAGTATCCTCTAATCTTTCTTCCTCCTCTCTCTTCAAAAAATCCCTGGATGGCCTAAAACAAATCCGCCCCCTGCGGACTTCCTTTTTTTCTAAAGAAGAATCAAAGAAAATCCGCATTCCTAAATTAAAACAGATTGCTAATATCCCCCGCACCTTGAAACCTTGGGAGCGGATCGTGATCTTTATCTTAAGCGGCATCATTCTTGCCAGTGTTGTCTTTTGGATAGATATCTATTATCTGAAGCACTCCAAATTAGTGCCAGCCCAAGGGGGGCAATATACCGAGGGGCTAGTAGGTCAGCCTAAATACGTGAATCCTATTCTGGCCCAAACCAACGACATTGATATGGATCTCGCCTACCTCATCTTTTCCGGCTTAATGATTTATAATGACAAACAGGAATTGGTTCCAGACTTAGCCCGAGATTATGAAATTTCAGAGGATAAAAAGACCTATACATTCACGTTAAAGCCTAACCTCATCTGGCAGGATGGCGAGCCTTTGACTACTGACGATATTATTTTCACCATTCACAGAATTCAAGACCCGGACTTTAAAAGCCCCCTGCGCTCAAGTTTTTTGAGCGTAGAAATGGAAAAAATCGACGCATTAAAACTTAAGTTTACCCTCAAAGAACCCTATGCTCCCTTTCTTTCCATGCTCACCTTTGGCATCCTGCCCATGCATATCTGGGAAACAATCCCCTCGGCGAACGCCCCTTTATCTGAATATAATCTAAAACCAATCGGCTCTGGACCATGGCAATTTTACAAACTTAAAAAAAACAAAGAAGGCGGCATTGAATCCTACTCCTTAAAGCCGAACCCTAATTATTATGGTCTGAAGCCCTATCTAGAAAAACTAAATTTCCAATTCTATCCCGATTTTGATACTCTACTTTCAGATCTGCAAAGCCGCCAGATTGATGGAACGGGCTATATTCCTAAAGGATATAAAAATAAACTTGCTAATAACGACTTTCTAAATCTCTACTCTCTAGAATTGCCTCATATATATTCTATATTTCTAAATCCAAACCGCAATAAATTATTTAAAGAGAAGTATATTCGCGAAGCCTTAGAATATGCGACCCCAAAGAAACAAATTATTGAGGAAGCTATCGCAGACGCCGGACAAATAACCTACTCCCCCCTTCTCTTGGCAGACTTCAGTCCCGAAAGGGCTTCAGCCCCGAGGGATGTAGAAAATCTTACCAAACGGGAGTTTAACCCCCAAGAAACAGAGCAAATTTTAGAAAAAGAGGGCTGGACAAAAGGGACGGATGGAATATATGCTAAAGGTAAAGACCGTTTAAGTTTTACTCTTGTGACTACGGATTGGACGGAATATGTCCAAACCGCGGAAATTCTAAAAACCGCCTACAGACAAGTGGGAATTGAACTGATCACGGAATCCTATAATACGGCAAAAATTCAACAAGAATATATCCGACCGCGTAATTTTGACGCCCTCATCTACGGAGAAGTGTTAGTCCACGATCCTGATCTTTATATCTTTTGGCATTCTTCGCAAATCCGCGACCCCGGATTAAACTTAGCTTCTTTTGAAAACACAGAAGCGGATAAAATTCTAGAAGAACTAAAAACTATCGATGACCCGATCTTACAGCAAGAAGATTACAAAAAATTAGAACAAATATTAAATCAAGAAATACCAGTTATTCCTCTCTACAGATCCATCTATCTCTGCGGCGTCAATAAAAAAATCAAAGGTATTGAAAGTGAAAAGGTCGTCTTCCCTTACGAACGTTTTGCGGGACTATCCTACTGGTATACAGAACAAAAAAGGCAACTCTTACGCCAAGACGAATAA
- the secG gene encoding preprotein translocase subunit SecG, which translates to MSQILKIVQIILAILLTAAILVQARGTGLGSAFGGEGGFYRTKRGVEKIVFRATIFLAIAFGAIALVNVLI; encoded by the coding sequence ATGTCACAAATATTAAAAATTGTCCAGATTATCCTCGCAATATTGCTCACGGCGGCGATTTTAGTCCAAGCCCGCGGCACAGGTTTAGGCAGTGCTTTTGGCGGCGAAGGAGGATTTTACCGCACTAAAAGAGGCGTGGAAAAAATTGTCTTTCGCGCGACTATATTTTTAGCTATTGCCTTTGGCGCGATAGCGTTAGTGAACGTATTAATTTAA
- the uvrC gene encoding excinuclease ABC subunit UvrC, giving the protein MNLKISQENFPPAPGIYIFRDQNQKVIYVGKAKNLKKRIASYFRNQENLAPDKKLMLARAKSLEHIVVDNEQEALLLENNLIKKYRPRYNIVFKDDKSYVYIKITAEKFPRVFIERENRKTKKEEGILFGPYPASDEARTTLKVLRKIFPYRSCRILPHRICLFSHLKLCPAPCENKIEREAYQKIISEITSFLRGHNLPIIREIKKKMGKESAKQNFETAAILRDRILALEKIQEKQKVVSRDLKSQDVISVTRGKKMAVVNLFRIREGHLIGKENFILLHTMKKTDNEILQRFIGEYYFYKENQPQEIILPATVKKTPLLRAKLTVPQKGPKRKLIKMGEKNAREYLKTRIRTEKTQKRKIEKALIELASYLRLKKPPQRIEAYDISNIQGQEASGSLIVFENGKPQKNSYRRFKIKTIHSPNDVAMMREILARRLKRINQKDSWPLPDLILVDGGKPQLNAALQVFKKYQITIPLCALAKKLEQIYIPHQKEPISIPLASAGLMLLKRIRDEAHRFAIAYHHKLRSKNLLNPTTLD; this is encoded by the coding sequence ATGAACCTCAAAATAAGTCAAGAAAACTTCCCTCCTGCTCCCGGCATCTATATCTTCCGCGATCAGAATCAAAAGGTAATCTATGTGGGTAAAGCCAAAAACCTTAAAAAAAGGATTGCTTCTTATTTCAGAAATCAAGAGAACCTTGCGCCTGATAAAAAGCTTATGCTCGCTCGCGCTAAAAGCCTAGAACATATTGTCGTGGACAACGAGCAGGAAGCCCTGCTTTTGGAAAATAATCTAATCAAAAAATATAGGCCCCGCTATAATATTGTCTTCAAGGACGACAAATCCTATGTTTACATTAAAATCACGGCTGAAAAATTCCCTCGCGTTTTTATAGAAAGGGAAAACCGCAAAACCAAAAAGGAAGAGGGTATTCTTTTCGGACCCTATCCTGCGAGCGACGAAGCGCGCACCACCCTTAAAGTCTTGCGCAAAATTTTTCCCTACCGCTCCTGCCGAATTTTACCCCATCGCATCTGCCTTTTCTCGCACCTCAAACTCTGCCCTGCCCCTTGCGAGAATAAAATAGAGAGAGAAGCATACCAAAAAATTATTAGCGAGATTACTTCTTTTTTGCGCGGTCATAATCTCCCTATTATCCGAGAAATAAAAAAGAAAATGGGGAAGGAAAGCGCTAAACAAAATTTTGAAACCGCGGCTATCCTGCGCGATCGGATTTTAGCCTTAGAAAAAATTCAGGAAAAACAAAAAGTAGTAAGCCGCGATTTAAAAAGCCAAGATGTGATTAGCGTCACCCGCGGCAAAAAGATGGCCGTGGTGAATCTTTTCCGTATTCGCGAAGGGCATCTCATAGGTAAAGAAAACTTTATCCTTCTGCATACAATGAAAAAAACAGACAACGAAATTTTGCAAAGATTTATAGGTGAATACTATTTTTACAAAGAGAATCAACCTCAAGAGATTATCCTCCCCGCCACAGTGAAAAAAACGCCTCTCCTTAGAGCAAAACTCACTGTCCCCCAGAAAGGCCCAAAGAGAAAACTGATCAAAATGGGAGAAAAAAACGCCCGTGAGTATTTAAAAACGCGCATCAGAACAGAAAAAACGCAAAAAAGAAAAATAGAAAAGGCGCTTATTGAACTTGCGAGCTATTTAAGGCTTAAAAAACCTCCTCAAAGGATTGAGGCTTATGATATCTCCAATATTCAGGGTCAAGAGGCGAGCGGTTCTCTTATTGTTTTCGAAAACGGCAAACCTCAAAAAAATTCCTACCGCCGCTTTAAAATTAAAACCATCCACTCCCCCAATGATGTCGCTATGATGCGGGAAATCCTCGCTCGCCGCCTGAAAAGAATTAATCAAAAGGATAGCTGGCCTCTGCCAGATTTAATTTTAGTGGATGGCGGCAAACCTCAACTCAATGCCGCTCTTCAGGTCTTCAAAAAATACCAAATCACAATTCCCCTCTGCGCGCTGGCGAAAAAATTAGAACAAATCTATATTCCCCATCAAAAAGAACCCATTAGCATTCCTCTGGCTTCCGCGGGTCTGATGCTCTTAAAACGCATTCGCGACGAAGCTCACCGCTTTGCGATCGCCTATCACCATAAATTAAGAAGTAAAAATTTGTTAAACCCAACCACTCTGGACTGA
- the uvrA gene encoding excinuclease ABC subunit UvrA, with protein sequence MMPKKIIIRGARVHNLKNINLEIPRDKLVVFTGLSGSGKSSLAFDTIYAEGQRRYVESLSAYARQFLGLMDKPDVDQIEGLSPAISIDQKSASSNPRSTVGTITEIYDYLRLLFSRVGKPHCLSCGKPITAQTASQITDKILALPRDSRVIILAPLVRDRKGEHKREMAEIQRAGFVRVRLDGVILELEEALQGNINPKKKHTLEIVVDRLEISGNKENRERVADSIETALNLGNSLIIVHNLNTSEDLMFSENFACPECGLSLPSLEPRDFSFNSPHGACPECTGLGTKLEVDPLLVIPNKRLSIYEGAIRPWARSASRNGWYIQMLEAVASYYGFSLSTPVAGLKKKDLEIILYGTADTRIPTAFKRDYRYLQAEIPFEGVIPNLARRYQETESDYVRREIEKYMRIYPCPTCNGMRLKKEILGVKIMGRSIVDIAQKDIAEAITFFQNLEKDLNARDKIIAKQILKEIRARLSFLQNVGLSYLTLDRPAASLAGGESQRIRLATQIGSALVGVLYILDEPSIGLHQKDNVRLIETLKKLRDQGNTVIVVEHDEEMILNADFIVDIGPGAGREGGAIVACGTPAEIKRNKRSLTGQYLSRHLEIPLPQKYRPGSHKKITIYGASAHNLKEITAEIPLGKLVCVTGVSGSGKSTLICDILARSLAQYFYRARTLPAKHKKITGFSYLDKVISIDQSPIGRTPRSNPATYTGAFTHIRDLYAATQEAKIRGYRAGRFSFNVKGGRCEACRGEGLVRIEMQFLPDVYVECEECNGTRYNKEALEIYYKDKNIADVLKMTVAEALQFFRNVPAIYQKLIVLCDVGLDYIQLGQPAPTLSGGEAQRVKLASELARRATGKTLYILDEPTTGLHFHDVGRLLAVLNQLVDKGNTVLVIEHNLDVIKSADWIIDLGPDGGEAGGYLVAAGTPRQVAKVKASYTGQFLKKYFQ encoded by the coding sequence ATAATGCCGAAGAAAATTATTATCCGCGGGGCGCGGGTGCATAATCTAAAAAATATCAATCTAGAGATTCCACGAGATAAATTAGTGGTTTTTACTGGTTTGTCCGGCTCGGGAAAGTCCTCGCTTGCCTTTGATACGATTTATGCCGAAGGTCAGCGCCGTTATGTGGAGAGTCTATCCGCTTACGCGCGGCAGTTTTTAGGTTTAATGGATAAGCCGGATGTGGATCAAATCGAAGGATTATCACCAGCGATTTCCATTGATCAGAAATCCGCTTCCTCTAATCCGCGGTCTACAGTGGGCACGATTACTGAAATTTACGATTACTTACGTTTGCTATTCAGCCGCGTCGGCAAACCTCATTGCCTTTCCTGTGGCAAGCCGATTACCGCCCAGACAGCGAGCCAGATTACAGACAAGATTCTTGCCCTTCCTCGCGATTCTCGGGTAATTATTTTAGCCCCCTTGGTGCGCGATCGCAAAGGCGAACATAAACGGGAAATGGCAGAGATTCAAAGAGCAGGGTTTGTGCGGGTGCGTTTAGATGGAGTGATATTAGAATTGGAAGAGGCGCTTCAGGGCAATATTAATCCTAAAAAGAAACACACTTTAGAGATTGTGGTGGATCGGCTAGAGATCAGTGGAAACAAAGAAAACAGAGAGCGGGTTGCCGATTCCATAGAGACAGCATTAAATTTAGGCAATAGTTTAATTATTGTGCATAATCTGAACACCAGTGAGGACTTGATGTTTTCAGAAAATTTTGCCTGCCCGGAATGCGGCTTAAGTCTGCCTAGCTTAGAACCGCGCGATTTTTCTTTTAATTCGCCGCACGGCGCCTGCCCGGAATGTACTGGTCTTGGCACTAAGTTAGAGGTTGACCCTCTCTTAGTGATTCCGAATAAAAGGCTTTCTATTTATGAGGGCGCGATTCGGCCCTGGGCAAGGAGCGCTTCGCGCAATGGTTGGTATATTCAGATGTTGGAAGCAGTGGCTTCTTATTACGGTTTTTCCTTGAGCACCCCTGTGGCAGGGCTTAAAAAAAAGGATCTGGAGATTATCCTTTATGGGACTGCCGATACCCGCATTCCTACCGCGTTTAAAAGAGATTATCGTTATTTGCAAGCCGAAATTCCTTTTGAAGGGGTGATCCCTAATTTGGCTCGGAGATATCAGGAGACAGAATCTGATTATGTGCGCCGTGAGATTGAAAAATATATGCGCATTTATCCTTGCCCCACTTGCAATGGTATGCGTCTCAAAAAAGAAATTTTAGGGGTAAAGATTATGGGGCGTTCCATTGTGGATATTGCGCAAAAGGACATTGCTGAAGCCATAACTTTCTTCCAAAATTTAGAAAAGGATTTAAACGCTCGGGATAAAATTATCGCTAAGCAGATTTTAAAAGAGATCCGCGCCCGTCTTTCTTTTTTGCAAAATGTGGGTCTTTCTTATTTAACTTTGGATCGGCCGGCAGCCTCCTTGGCGGGCGGCGAATCCCAAAGAATCAGGCTCGCAACCCAGATCGGTTCTGCTTTAGTCGGCGTGCTTTATATTCTGGATGAACCCTCTATTGGTTTGCATCAAAAAGACAATGTGCGCTTAATTGAAACCTTAAAAAAATTGAGAGATCAGGGTAACACGGTAATTGTAGTGGAACATGATGAAGAAATGATTTTAAACGCCGACTTTATCGTGGATATCGGACCAGGGGCGGGGAGAGAAGGCGGGGCAATCGTCGCTTGTGGAACACCGGCAGAGATTAAAAGGAACAAACGTTCTCTTACGGGTCAATATTTAAGCCGTCATCTGGAGATTCCCTTGCCTCAAAAATATCGTCCTGGAAGCCACAAAAAAATCACCATTTATGGCGCTTCGGCGCATAATTTAAAAGAGATTACCGCGGAGATTCCTTTGGGCAAGCTAGTTTGCGTTACCGGCGTTTCGGGTTCGGGTAAATCCACTTTAATCTGCGATATCTTGGCGCGGTCCTTGGCTCAATATTTTTATCGCGCCCGCACCCTACCGGCTAAACATAAGAAGATCACGGGTTTTTCATATCTGGACAAAGTGATCAGTATTGATCAATCACCGATTGGCCGCACTCCGCGTTCCAACCCGGCGACTTATACTGGCGCATTCACCCACATCCGTGATCTTTATGCGGCAACTCAGGAGGCCAAAATTCGAGGTTATCGCGCGGGTCGTTTTAGTTTTAATGTGAAAGGAGGTCGGTGCGAGGCCTGCCGGGGTGAGGGTTTAGTCAGGATTGAAATGCAGTTTCTGCCGGATGTGTATGTGGAATGCGAAGAATGTAATGGCACCCGTTACAACAAAGAAGCCCTGGAGATTTATTACAAAGATAAAAATATCGCTGATGTTTTAAAAATGACCGTGGCAGAAGCTTTGCAGTTTTTCCGCAATGTGCCAGCGATATATCAAAAATTAATAGTTTTATGCGATGTGGGTTTGGATTATATTCAGTTAGGTCAACCTGCACCTACTCTTTCTGGCGGCGAAGCGCAAAGAGTGAAACTCGCTAGCGAACTCGCGCGGCGCGCTACAGGGAAGACCCTGTATATTTTAGATGAACCGACCACGGGTTTGCATTTTCACGATGTGGGAAGGCTGTTGGCGGTTTTAAACCAACTGGTGGATAAAGGCAATACGGTTTTGGTGATTGAGCATAACTTAGATGTCATCAAATCCGCGGATTGGATTATTGATTTGGGACCGGATGGCGGGGAGGCGGGCGGCTATCTTGTAGCGGCAGGCACGCCGCGCCAAGTCGCCAAAGTGAAAGCAAGTTATACGGGACAGTTCTTGAAGAAATACTTTCAATAA
- the groES gene encoding co-chaperone GroES, which translates to MIIQPLDDKVVIKPLDEEEKTKGGIVLPDTAEKEKPEKGKVVAVGPGKISDNGARSPMMVKKGDVVLFTKYSPNEIKIDGKEVLIVSESDILAILK; encoded by the coding sequence ATGATCATCCAACCTTTAGACGACAAAGTGGTGATTAAACCATTAGATGAAGAAGAAAAAACCAAAGGCGGCATTGTTTTACCTGATACCGCGGAGAAAGAAAAACCCGAAAAAGGAAAAGTGGTAGCTGTTGGTCCGGGCAAAATTTCGGATAATGGCGCGAGATCTCCGATGATGGTTAAGAAAGGGGATGTGGTTTTATTTACTAAATACAGCCCGAATGAAATCAAGATTGACGGCAAAGAGGTTTTAATTGTTTCTGAATCTGACATTTTAGCAATCCTTAAATAA
- the groL gene encoding chaperonin GroEL (60 kDa chaperone family; promotes refolding of misfolded polypeptides especially under stressful conditions; forms two stacked rings of heptamers to form a barrel-shaped 14mer; ends can be capped by GroES; misfolded proteins enter the barrel where they are refolded when GroES binds): MAKQIKFDEKARQALKRGVDKLADAVKVTLGPKGRNVVLDKGFGAPTITNDGVTIAKEIELPDKLENIGAELVKQVAEKTNDAAGDGTTTATLLAKSMIHAGIKNITSGANPIAVRRGLEKGVEGVVAALKKSSKPIKSKGEIAQVATISAQDPRVGELISDIMEEVGKDGVITVEESQTFGLQKEVVEGMQFDKGYVSPYMVTDADKMEAIFENPYILITDKKVAAVNEILPLLEKLAQTGKKELVVIAEEIEGEALATFVVNKLRGTFNALAVKAPGFGDNRKELLQDIAVLTNAKVISEDLGLKLENTQVADLGQARKVIATKENTTIVEGKGKPQMIKERIAQIKLEIERADSDYDRDKLQERLARLSGGVGIIKVGAATETELEEKKHRVEDAVEATKAAIEEGIVVGGGVALIRTMPILANLIKKMKGDEKTGARILYKALSEPLKQIAYNAGKEGAVIVESVKKEKGNFGYNAETNKFEDLIQAGIVDPTKVTRSALQNAASIAGMFLTIEAVVTDLPEKEEKGPAMPQGGMDM, encoded by the coding sequence ATGGCGAAACAAATTAAGTTCGACGAAAAAGCGCGCCAAGCCTTAAAGCGCGGCGTGGACAAATTGGCTGATGCTGTCAAAGTGACGTTAGGACCCAAAGGGCGTAATGTAGTTTTAGATAAAGGCTTCGGGGCGCCGACGATTACTAATGACGGCGTAACGATTGCCAAAGAGATTGAATTACCCGATAAATTGGAAAATATCGGCGCCGAACTAGTAAAACAAGTAGCCGAGAAAACCAATGATGCGGCTGGCGATGGCACGACTACAGCTACCTTGCTGGCGAAAAGTATGATACATGCTGGGATTAAGAATATCACCTCGGGTGCAAACCCCATCGCCGTTAGGCGCGGTTTAGAAAAAGGAGTAGAGGGAGTAGTTGCGGCTTTAAAAAAATCATCCAAGCCGATTAAATCCAAGGGTGAAATCGCGCAGGTCGCCACGATCTCGGCGCAAGACCCGCGGGTCGGAGAACTTATTTCAGATATTATGGAAGAGGTCGGCAAGGATGGCGTCATTACCGTGGAAGAATCGCAGACCTTTGGTTTGCAAAAAGAGGTCGTGGAAGGGATGCAGTTTGACAAGGGTTATGTTTCTCCCTATATGGTTACTGATGCGGACAAGATGGAAGCGATTTTTGAAAATCCCTACATTTTAATTACAGACAAGAAGGTAGCCGCGGTTAATGAAATTTTACCCCTTTTAGAAAAATTGGCTCAGACCGGCAAGAAAGAATTAGTGGTGATTGCCGAGGAGATTGAAGGCGAAGCCTTAGCCACCTTCGTGGTCAATAAATTGCGCGGCACTTTCAATGCTTTGGCGGTGAAAGCTCCTGGTTTTGGGGATAACCGCAAAGAGTTGCTTCAGGACATCGCCGTTTTGACTAACGCGAAGGTGATCTCCGAAGATTTAGGTTTGAAATTGGAAAATACCCAAGTTGCGGATTTAGGTCAGGCGCGCAAAGTAATCGCGACCAAAGAAAATACCACCATTGTTGAAGGTAAAGGCAAACCTCAAATGATTAAAGAGAGAATTGCGCAGATTAAGCTAGAGATTGAGCGTGCGGATTCGGATTATGATCGTGATAAATTGCAAGAACGTTTAGCGCGTCTTTCCGGCGGCGTAGGCATTATTAAAGTGGGCGCCGCTACGGAAACAGAGCTGGAAGAGAAAAAACATCGGGTGGAGGATGCCGTAGAGGCAACCAAAGCCGCCATTGAAGAAGGAATTGTGGTCGGTGGTGGCGTCGCCTTGATTCGTACGATGCCTATTTTAGCTAATTTAATAAAGAAGATGAAAGGCGATGAAAAGACCGGCGCGAGAATCCTTTACAAGGCATTAAGCGAACCATTAAAACAGATTGCTTATAACGCGGGCAAAGAAGGCGCGGTAATTGTGGAAAGCGTGAAGAAGGAAAAAGGCAATTTTGGCTACAATGCGGAAACAAATAAATTTGAGGATTTAATTCAAGCGGGTATTGTTGATCCGACTAAAGTTACCCGGAGCGCTTTGCAGAATGCCGCCTCTATTGCCGGAATGTTCTTGACTATTGAAGCGGTAGTCACTGATCTTCCTGAAAAGGAAGAAAAAGGACCCGCAATGCCCCAAGGCGGAATGGATATGTAA